In Methanosarcina siciliae T4/M, one genomic interval encodes:
- the cfbE gene encoding coenzyme F430 synthase, which yields MGLFRKKLAVLDLTHGGIPIAKKLTALGNEVSGVDVYGTVDQALLGELEEKYGIRCSKTPLPVSEFDLLIAPVHLDPAYPMLTEARSEGKTVLSHHETVGQILQADPRLSDIKIVEITGVKAKTSTASLLADMLSRNFKVVLHTSRGLEAWKEGIPFLIHRGLSITPGSILTAIEKSFESGIRPEFFIFEISIGATGTADLGILTTLSPDYGIANNTSLASDAKLQLVLNARPGSTLLLNAGAEKALEAAKGSRAKVLTFKDPLYAETQVKLSDAPDFVLETAFGTEKDSILHFLRREEELFSVSLCPGYNSSAYRTAFVAASAAALELGVCREAVVSVLEEFRGLSGRMQEKELNGVALVDNSNSGMDILSAEKALEYALLKKKDEKKGSIILVLGEEASQVCEGLPPVSVQGFLEKFGTKCRHIILVGERMKAVAAENVSYAGSLQEGLQKASELAGAEDMILSSVKCFR from the coding sequence ATGGGCCTGTTCCGGAAGAAGCTCGCCGTGCTTGACCTGACCCACGGCGGGATTCCTATCGCAAAAAAACTCACAGCTCTGGGAAATGAGGTTTCCGGAGTAGACGTTTACGGAACCGTGGATCAGGCGCTGCTCGGGGAGCTTGAGGAAAAGTACGGCATACGCTGTTCAAAAACTCCTCTCCCCGTGTCAGAGTTCGATCTTCTGATAGCGCCCGTACACCTGGACCCTGCCTATCCCATGCTTACGGAAGCCAGGTCCGAAGGAAAAACTGTTCTCTCACACCACGAAACAGTAGGACAAATCCTGCAGGCCGACCCCAGGCTTTCGGATATCAAAATAGTTGAGATAACAGGCGTAAAAGCAAAAACAAGCACAGCGTCTCTACTCGCCGACATGCTTTCCCGCAACTTCAAGGTCGTGCTCCATACCTCTCGCGGGCTTGAAGCCTGGAAAGAAGGCATTCCTTTTCTTATTCACAGGGGCCTGAGCATTACTCCGGGAAGTATCCTGACAGCCATTGAAAAAAGCTTTGAGTCAGGAATCCGGCCTGAATTCTTCATCTTTGAAATTTCTATAGGAGCTACGGGTACCGCTGACCTTGGGATCCTGACAACCCTTTCCCCTGATTACGGGATTGCAAACAACACTTCCCTTGCAAGCGATGCAAAACTTCAGCTTGTCCTGAACGCCAGGCCCGGGAGCACCCTTCTTCTCAATGCCGGGGCAGAAAAAGCCCTTGAGGCTGCGAAAGGGAGTCGGGCAAAAGTTCTAACCTTCAAGGACCCTCTTTATGCAGAGACTCAGGTAAAGCTGTCTGATGCTCCCGATTTTGTTTTGGAAACCGCATTCGGGACTGAGAAAGACTCGATCCTTCATTTTCTCCGCAGAGAGGAAGAGCTTTTTTCAGTTTCCCTGTGTCCGGGATATAACAGTTCGGCATACAGGACAGCTTTTGTTGCAGCATCTGCAGCCGCTCTCGAACTAGGGGTTTGCCGGGAAGCTGTTGTTTCGGTGCTTGAAGAGTTCAGGGGACTTTCGGGCAGGATGCAGGAAAAGGAGCTTAACGGGGTTGCCCTGGTTGATAACTCCAATTCCGGAATGGACATCCTTTCTGCAGAAAAAGCTCTTGAATACGCTCTCCTGAAGAAAAAGGACGAAAAAAAGGGAAGTATAATCCTTGTCCTGGGAGAAGAAGCCTCTCAGGTTTGTGAAGGTCTGCCTCCTGTCTCAGTGCAGGGGTTTTTAGAAAAGTTCGGTACGAAGTGCAGGCATATTATACTGGTGGGTGAGAGAATGAAAGCAGTAGCTGCTGAAAATGTCTCTTATGCAGGCAGCCTTCAGGAAGGGCTCCAGAAGGCTTCGGAACTTGCAGGCGCAGAAGACATGATTCTCTCATCAGTGAAATGTTTCCGTTAA
- the cfbD gene encoding Ni-sirohydrochlorin a,c-diamide reductive cyclase catalytic subunit, which produces MAQKEISIIHPRPSSIVAALYTLRDLNVDVAILHGPPGCSFKHARLLEEDGIRVVTTGLDENSFVFGGHDRLVEVINKSIELFNPKILGVVGTCASMIIGEEMHDAVLEANPDIPVIEVEVHAGYHNNTRGVLFALESALDAGIIDYKEFERQEYLLSKATEVEKRYGAASKEYLAPSRGDLKYKVAKRLVELLREGKKGLVIMNAKKETGYMFADITLAVNEVASMLGKKENLVNMANIDPELGLPRVRQHAEFIMRDFIAHGVEIHEIIGGMDEYPIAGEKVSKLIKEKYSDYDFAVITGVPHAIPMENLQHMELVSVTNGPRQVLPLKEMGHEHVLVEIDLHPKTLGVSKIVESEFGATLREVAKET; this is translated from the coding sequence ATGGCTCAAAAAGAGATCTCAATCATTCACCCCCGCCCGAGTTCGATCGTTGCGGCTCTTTATACCCTAAGGGATTTAAACGTTGATGTTGCAATCCTGCACGGTCCCCCCGGCTGCTCCTTTAAACATGCAAGGCTGCTTGAAGAGGACGGGATCCGTGTGGTCACCACGGGGCTTGACGAGAACAGCTTTGTTTTCGGTGGGCATGACCGGCTTGTGGAAGTTATCAACAAGTCAATCGAACTCTTCAACCCTAAAATCCTGGGGGTTGTCGGCACCTGCGCCAGCATGATTATCGGAGAGGAAATGCACGACGCCGTGCTTGAAGCAAATCCGGACATCCCGGTTATCGAAGTCGAAGTGCATGCAGGCTACCACAACAACACAAGAGGCGTGCTCTTTGCCCTCGAATCGGCCCTTGATGCCGGGATAATTGATTATAAAGAATTCGAACGCCAGGAATACCTACTTTCGAAAGCCACAGAGGTCGAAAAGAGGTATGGAGCTGCAAGCAAGGAGTACCTTGCCCCTTCCAGGGGCGATCTCAAATATAAGGTTGCAAAGCGATTGGTGGAGCTTCTTAGGGAAGGCAAGAAAGGGCTCGTCATAATGAACGCCAAGAAAGAAACCGGCTACATGTTTGCAGACATCACCCTTGCGGTAAATGAGGTTGCATCCATGCTCGGGAAAAAGGAAAACCTGGTCAATATGGCAAACATCGACCCCGAACTCGGGCTTCCGCGGGTCAGGCAGCATGCCGAATTCATTATGCGGGACTTCATAGCCCACGGGGTTGAGATCCATGAAATCATCGGTGGCATGGATGAGTATCCTATAGCCGGGGAAAAGGTCAGCAAACTTATCAAGGAAAAATACAGTGATTACGATTTTGCGGTTATCACGGGCGTTCCTCATGCAATCCCCATGGAGAACCTGCAGCACATGGAACTGGTCTCGGTTACTAACGGGCCAAGACAGGTCCTGCCCTTAAAAGAGATGGGGCACGAGCATGTCCTGGTTGAAATCGACCTCCACCCAAAAACCCTCGGAGTCAGCAAAATCGTGGAATCCGAGTTCGGAGCCACATTAAGGGAAGTTGCAAAGGAAACCTGA